One genomic region from Lathamus discolor isolate bLatDis1 chromosome 9, bLatDis1.hap1, whole genome shotgun sequence encodes:
- the CCNB3 gene encoding G2/mitotic-specific cyclin-B3 isoform X1, translating to MPLTRNAKMVTTKQPRAGKMGPAAENANPEKEESYQAKRSPSSPQGAPKKRSAFGDITNSHKNQVVAGKKEAVKVAPNKAQRAHAALGVAKNNEINLKKSMKKSPPVEAPAEPKLDPVPEELVPAQVPAVEDIDKEQLGDPYANAEYAKDIFEYMREREEKFILPDYMEKQPDISGDMRAILVDWMVEVQENFELNHETLYLAVKLVDHYLVKVVSMRDKLQLIGSTAILIASKFEERCPPCVDDFLYICDDAYKREELIAMEMSILSTLKFDINIPIPYRFLRRFAKCARATMETLTLARFLCEMTLQEYDYARESPSKLAASCLLLALTMKNLGGWPSPVVTLQTPTLEYYSGYRSQDLHPLVKRLNFLLTYQPRDKLKAVRTKYSHRVFFEVAKVTPMDMLKLEEILKNC from the exons ATGCCATTGACACGCAATGCCAAGATGGTGACCACCAAGCAGCCCCGAGCAGGCAAGATGGGTCCTGCTGCAGAGAATGCCAACCCTGAAAAG GAGGAGAGCTATCAGGCCAAGAGGTCTCCATCCTCACCCCAGGGCGCACCCAAGAAGAGGTCGGCATTCGGAGACATCACCAAT TCTCACAAGAACCAGGTGGTGGCAGGgaagaaggaggctgtgaaaGTGGCACCAAACAAGGCACAGAGAGCCCATGCTGCTCTGGGTGTGGCCAAGAACAATGAGATCAACCTGAAAAA GTCAATGAAGAAAAGTCCCCCGGTAGAGGCTCCTGCAGAGCCCAAGTTGGATCCTGTGCCAGAGGAGTTGGTGCCTGCTCAG GTGCCTGCTGTGGAGGACATCGACAAGGAGCAGCTGGGTGACCCCTATGCCAATGCCGAGTATGCCAAAGACATCTTTGAGTACATGCGGGAAAGAGAG GAGAAGTTTATACTCCCCGACTACATGGAGAAGCAGCCAGACATCAGCGGGGACATGCGTGCCATCCTGGTGGACTGGATGGTGGAGGTGCAG GAGAACTTTGAGCTGAACCATGAGACGCTGTATCTGGCTGTGAAGCTGGTGGACCACTATCTGGTGAAGGTGGTGAGCATGAGGGACAAGCTGCAGCTCATTGGCTCCACTGCCATCCTCATTGCCTCCAAATTTGAG GAGCGATGCCCACCATGCGTGGATGACTTCCTCTACATCTGTGACGATGCCTACAAGCGGGAAGAGCTCATTGCTATGGAGATGAGCAtcctcagcaccctcaagtTTGACATCAACATCCCCATCCCCTACCGCTTCCTGAGGCGCTTTGCCAAG TGTGCCCGTGCCACCATGGAGACGCTGACACTGGCCCGCTTCCTCTGCGAGATGACCCTGCAGGAGTACGACTATGCCCGTGAGAGCCCCTCAAAGCTGGctgccagctgcctgctgctggcgCTCACCATGAAGAATCTTGGTGGCTGG cccagccctgttGTCACTTTGCAGACCCCCACACTGGAGTACTACAGTGGGTACCGCTCCCAGGATCTGCACCCTCTGGTCAAGAGGCTGAATTTCCTGCTCACATACCAGCCCCGGGACAAGCTGAAGGCCGTGCGCACCAAGTACTCACACAG GGTCTTCTTTGAGGTTGCCAAGGTCACCCCCATGGACATGCTCAAGCTGGA
- the CCNB3 gene encoding G2/mitotic-specific cyclin-B3 isoform X3 — protein MPLTRNAKMVTTKQPRAGKMGPAAENANPEKEESYQAKRSPSSPQGAPKKRSAFGDITNSHKNQVVAGKKEAVKVAPNKAQRAHAALGVAKNNEINLKKSMKKSPPVEAPAEPKLDPVPEELVPAQVPAVEDIDKEQLGDPYANAEYAKDIFEYMREREEKFILPDYMEKQPDISGDMRAILVDWMVEVQENFELNHETLYLAVKLVDHYLVKVERCPPCVDDFLYICDDAYKREELIAMEMSILSTLKFDINIPIPYRFLRRFAKCARATMETLTLARFLCEMTLQEYDYARESPSKLAASCLLLALTMKNLGGWPSPVVTLQTPTLEYYSGYRSQDLHPLVKRLNFLLTYQPRDKLKAVRTKYSHRVFFEVAKVTPMDMLKLEEILKNC, from the exons ATGCCATTGACACGCAATGCCAAGATGGTGACCACCAAGCAGCCCCGAGCAGGCAAGATGGGTCCTGCTGCAGAGAATGCCAACCCTGAAAAG GAGGAGAGCTATCAGGCCAAGAGGTCTCCATCCTCACCCCAGGGCGCACCCAAGAAGAGGTCGGCATTCGGAGACATCACCAAT TCTCACAAGAACCAGGTGGTGGCAGGgaagaaggaggctgtgaaaGTGGCACCAAACAAGGCACAGAGAGCCCATGCTGCTCTGGGTGTGGCCAAGAACAATGAGATCAACCTGAAAAA GTCAATGAAGAAAAGTCCCCCGGTAGAGGCTCCTGCAGAGCCCAAGTTGGATCCTGTGCCAGAGGAGTTGGTGCCTGCTCAG GTGCCTGCTGTGGAGGACATCGACAAGGAGCAGCTGGGTGACCCCTATGCCAATGCCGAGTATGCCAAAGACATCTTTGAGTACATGCGGGAAAGAGAG GAGAAGTTTATACTCCCCGACTACATGGAGAAGCAGCCAGACATCAGCGGGGACATGCGTGCCATCCTGGTGGACTGGATGGTGGAGGTGCAG GAGAACTTTGAGCTGAACCATGAGACGCTGTATCTGGCTGTGAAGCTGGTGGACCACTATCTGGTGAAGGTG GAGCGATGCCCACCATGCGTGGATGACTTCCTCTACATCTGTGACGATGCCTACAAGCGGGAAGAGCTCATTGCTATGGAGATGAGCAtcctcagcaccctcaagtTTGACATCAACATCCCCATCCCCTACCGCTTCCTGAGGCGCTTTGCCAAG TGTGCCCGTGCCACCATGGAGACGCTGACACTGGCCCGCTTCCTCTGCGAGATGACCCTGCAGGAGTACGACTATGCCCGTGAGAGCCCCTCAAAGCTGGctgccagctgcctgctgctggcgCTCACCATGAAGAATCTTGGTGGCTGG cccagccctgttGTCACTTTGCAGACCCCCACACTGGAGTACTACAGTGGGTACCGCTCCCAGGATCTGCACCCTCTGGTCAAGAGGCTGAATTTCCTGCTCACATACCAGCCCCGGGACAAGCTGAAGGCCGTGCGCACCAAGTACTCACACAG GGTCTTCTTTGAGGTTGCCAAGGTCACCCCCATGGACATGCTCAAGCTGGA
- the CCNB3 gene encoding G2/mitotic-specific cyclin-B3 isoform X2 yields the protein MPLTRNAKMVTTKQPRAGKMGPAAENANPEKEESYQAKRSPSSPQGAPKKRSAFGDITNSHKNQVVAGKKEAVKVAPNKAQRAHAALGVAKNNEINLKKSMKKSPPVEAPAEPKLDPVPEELVPAQVPAVEDIDKEQLGDPYANAEYAKDIFEYMREREEKFILPDYMEKQPDISGDMRAILVDWMVEVQENFELNHETLYLAVKLVDHYLVKVVSMRDKLQLIGSTAILIASKFEERCPPCVDDFLYICDDAYKREELIAMEMSILSTLKFDINIPIPYRFLRRFAKCARATMETLTLARFLCEMTLQEYDYARESPSKLAASCLLLALTMKNLGGWTPTLEYYSGYRSQDLHPLVKRLNFLLTYQPRDKLKAVRTKYSHRVFFEVAKVTPMDMLKLEEILKNC from the exons ATGCCATTGACACGCAATGCCAAGATGGTGACCACCAAGCAGCCCCGAGCAGGCAAGATGGGTCCTGCTGCAGAGAATGCCAACCCTGAAAAG GAGGAGAGCTATCAGGCCAAGAGGTCTCCATCCTCACCCCAGGGCGCACCCAAGAAGAGGTCGGCATTCGGAGACATCACCAAT TCTCACAAGAACCAGGTGGTGGCAGGgaagaaggaggctgtgaaaGTGGCACCAAACAAGGCACAGAGAGCCCATGCTGCTCTGGGTGTGGCCAAGAACAATGAGATCAACCTGAAAAA GTCAATGAAGAAAAGTCCCCCGGTAGAGGCTCCTGCAGAGCCCAAGTTGGATCCTGTGCCAGAGGAGTTGGTGCCTGCTCAG GTGCCTGCTGTGGAGGACATCGACAAGGAGCAGCTGGGTGACCCCTATGCCAATGCCGAGTATGCCAAAGACATCTTTGAGTACATGCGGGAAAGAGAG GAGAAGTTTATACTCCCCGACTACATGGAGAAGCAGCCAGACATCAGCGGGGACATGCGTGCCATCCTGGTGGACTGGATGGTGGAGGTGCAG GAGAACTTTGAGCTGAACCATGAGACGCTGTATCTGGCTGTGAAGCTGGTGGACCACTATCTGGTGAAGGTGGTGAGCATGAGGGACAAGCTGCAGCTCATTGGCTCCACTGCCATCCTCATTGCCTCCAAATTTGAG GAGCGATGCCCACCATGCGTGGATGACTTCCTCTACATCTGTGACGATGCCTACAAGCGGGAAGAGCTCATTGCTATGGAGATGAGCAtcctcagcaccctcaagtTTGACATCAACATCCCCATCCCCTACCGCTTCCTGAGGCGCTTTGCCAAG TGTGCCCGTGCCACCATGGAGACGCTGACACTGGCCCGCTTCCTCTGCGAGATGACCCTGCAGGAGTACGACTATGCCCGTGAGAGCCCCTCAAAGCTGGctgccagctgcctgctgctggcgCTCACCATGAAGAATCTTGGTGGCTGG ACCCCCACACTGGAGTACTACAGTGGGTACCGCTCCCAGGATCTGCACCCTCTGGTCAAGAGGCTGAATTTCCTGCTCACATACCAGCCCCGGGACAAGCTGAAGGCCGTGCGCACCAAGTACTCACACAG GGTCTTCTTTGAGGTTGCCAAGGTCACCCCCATGGACATGCTCAAGCTGGA